One window of Oceanispirochaeta sp. M1 genomic DNA carries:
- a CDS encoding TRAP transporter small permease: MDNFFKKVDKILNASVVAILAVMLSLTVLQVILRYVFNNPTIWSEELTLFLLVWFGFIVMAMGVRADSHIALEYFYDRQGRRGQIILDAFRHSIIIALSLLMIFYGVQMIKLGWANKMPATQIRRGYLYASSLIGGILMATFSILNLLKLFLVNEEGKDAD, translated from the coding sequence TTGGATAATTTTTTTAAAAAAGTAGATAAAATTCTGAACGCATCTGTTGTGGCAATTCTGGCAGTGATGTTAAGTCTTACTGTTCTTCAGGTCATATTGCGCTATGTATTCAATAATCCCACTATCTGGTCTGAAGAGCTCACTCTGTTCTTACTGGTTTGGTTTGGTTTCATTGTCATGGCCATGGGAGTCAGGGCCGATTCTCATATCGCCTTGGAGTACTTCTATGACAGACAGGGGAGAAGGGGCCAAATAATCCTCGATGCTTTTCGGCATTCAATTATCATTGCTCTTTCTCTTCTGATGATCTTTTACGGTGTACAGATGATTAAACTCGGTTGGGCCAATAAGATGCCGGCAACACAAATAAGAAGAGGCTATCTCTACGCTTCATCCCTTATCGGGGGGATTCTGATGGCAACCTTTTCAATCTTGAATCTCCTGAAGCTTTTTCTAGTGAATGAGGAGGGTAAAGATGCCGATTGA
- a CDS encoding TRAP transporter substrate-binding protein yields the protein MKKIFIFAFTCLMSFSLFAAGSQENAADGSEIKPIILKMAENQPENNPVTIAMHKFSDLVNEKTNGEVLVDLYASAQLGQETENIEQVVAGILDLARVNSVTLAQAVPELGVFTLPYIFANQDVKYKILDGEIGQEVLDIFPKYGMVSFGYLEAGSRSFYTVKKPVKSFEDIKGQKIRVQKAKITIDMVNLVGAVATPMNYGEVYTALQTGVIDGAENDFVSYYTSGHYEVAKHYSMDGHLSPPAMIIMSQKSWNNLNDDQKKAVKEAADEATVFERKLMNEMQDEFRAKAEASGCTVYTVDTKPFQNAIAPIYDEYPQYEDIISRIKKVN from the coding sequence ATGAAAAAAATATTTATCTTTGCTTTTACATGTCTCATGTCCTTCAGTCTCTTTGCTGCAGGAAGTCAGGAAAATGCTGCTGATGGATCGGAAATAAAACCGATTATTTTAAAAATGGCTGAAAACCAGCCGGAAAATAATCCGGTTACCATTGCCATGCATAAATTTTCAGATCTTGTTAATGAAAAAACAAATGGTGAAGTTCTGGTTGATCTGTATGCCAGTGCCCAGTTGGGACAGGAAACAGAAAATATTGAACAGGTTGTTGCAGGAATTCTTGATCTGGCCCGGGTCAACTCCGTGACATTGGCTCAGGCAGTTCCCGAATTGGGTGTCTTCACTCTGCCCTATATTTTTGCCAATCAGGATGTTAAATATAAGATTCTCGATGGAGAAATAGGGCAGGAAGTTCTTGATATCTTCCCAAAATACGGTATGGTCAGTTTTGGATATCTTGAAGCCGGTTCACGCTCGTTTTACACCGTGAAGAAACCTGTCAAATCTTTTGAAGATATTAAAGGTCAGAAAATCCGTGTACAAAAAGCAAAAATAACCATTGATATGGTCAACCTGGTCGGTGCCGTTGCTACCCCTATGAACTATGGTGAGGTTTATACAGCTCTTCAGACAGGTGTGATTGACGGTGCAGAAAATGATTTTGTAAGTTACTACACATCCGGTCATTACGAAGTGGCTAAACACTACTCAATGGATGGACACCTGAGTCCTCCTGCCATGATTATCATGAGTCAGAAATCCTGGAATAATCTTAATGATGATCAGAAAAAAGCTGTTAAAGAGGCTGCTGATGAGGCAACTGTTTTTGAGCGGAAACTGATGAATGAGATGCAGGATGAGTTTAGAGCAAAAGCTGAAGCTTCGGGTTGTACAGTTTACACCGTGGACACAAAGCCTTTTCAGAATGCCATTGCTCCCATCTATGATGAGTACCCCCAGTATGAAGATATTATTTCCAGAATCAAGAAAGTAAATTAA
- a CDS encoding ROK family transcriptional regulator → MILDFDYLHSTLTREKDREKNQVLKKLFETPDITRKKIIQELSLRPTTVSRIVAELIEDDIIREDHNKANIGRGRPELFLTVNGNRFWTVSFSIISMSLRGAIINLKGEILKETVIKLDIDTNTVEMLDIFNDVVKDFHSQMPLSSKFIGFGFALPGLIDKDKKIWRMVSRFPKLKKMDLKELEGGRDSIIIIERNIDSLLKNSLLKRPESAKGTTLLIHWGYGIAVSCAMEGRILQSPNGLFGEIGHWDMNIPQSEDCSTLESIAALSGMLKCNGWNEGIDEEVIVGLIRDNIFPEENLKAINDMILGIIKNLYLTFFPDKIYILSAFVSSKLSKQLELKLKEQLPDFVESTPSIQTLDYVEKGESLGIANSVFNQAIEHYLTARW, encoded by the coding sequence ATGATTCTTGATTTTGACTATTTACATTCAACCCTCACTCGTGAAAAAGATAGAGAGAAAAATCAGGTTTTAAAAAAGCTCTTCGAAACTCCCGATATCACCCGTAAGAAAATCATCCAGGAACTTTCACTACGGCCAACTACAGTCTCGCGTATTGTTGCCGAATTAATTGAGGATGACATTATTCGGGAGGATCACAATAAAGCAAATATTGGCAGGGGAAGACCGGAACTGTTTCTGACAGTTAACGGCAATCGTTTCTGGACTGTCTCATTTTCAATTATTTCCATGAGTCTCCGGGGAGCTATTATTAATCTAAAGGGAGAAATCCTCAAAGAGACAGTTATTAAGCTGGATATTGATACAAACACAGTTGAGATGCTTGATATTTTCAATGATGTTGTCAAAGATTTTCACAGTCAGATGCCCCTGTCATCTAAATTTATCGGTTTTGGTTTTGCACTTCCCGGCCTTATCGATAAAGATAAGAAAATTTGGCGAATGGTCTCACGATTTCCCAAGCTTAAAAAGATGGACCTCAAGGAATTAGAGGGGGGGAGAGATTCAATCATTATCATTGAAAGGAATATTGATTCTCTTCTGAAAAATAGTCTGTTAAAGCGGCCTGAATCAGCAAAGGGAACAACACTGTTGATTCACTGGGGTTATGGTATCGCCGTCTCATGTGCTATGGAAGGAAGGATACTACAGTCACCAAATGGATTGTTTGGTGAAATTGGACACTGGGATATGAATATTCCTCAATCAGAGGACTGTTCCACTCTTGAGTCAATCGCGGCTTTATCGGGAATGCTTAAGTGTAACGGTTGGAATGAAGGAATTGATGAAGAGGTTATAGTAGGACTAATCAGGGATAACATATTTCCGGAAGAGAACCTGAAAGCCATAAATGATATGATTCTGGGTATAATTAAAAATCTATACCTCACTTTTTTCCCTGATAAAATTTATATTCTCAGTGCTTTTGTGTCTTCAAAGTTGTCTAAACAGCTGGAGTTGAAATTAAAAGAACAACTCCCTGACTTTGTGGAATCCACCCCCTCAATCCAGACACTTGACTATGTAGAAAAAGGTGAGTCTCTGGGAATCGCTAATTCTGTTTTTAATCAGGCCATTGAACATTATCTGACAGCCCGTTGGTGA